A window of Phycisphaerae bacterium genomic DNA:
GACCTTGACGCAGTTTTGGGCGTTGCCGCAGGAGCTGAGTCCGCCGGGTCCCATGAGAACCTCGAGCCGCTGGGGGGCGATCGCCTTGCTGGTGGGGTGGGTGTTGTGCAGGGCCACCTGATTGATTGCGGCCGGGCCGATGAAGCCCGAGGGTTCGCCGACCTGGGGGCAGGCCTCCAGGCAGCAGCCGCAGCTCATGCACCGGGAGAGGGGGTAGCCGATCTCCTGTTCCTCGGGTGACACCCGGGCGGGGTGGCCCAGATCATAGTAGCCGTCCACCGGATTCCAGGCCTTGACTTTGGTGAGGTCGGCGAACATGCGCGAGCGATCGACGATCAGGTCGCGGACCACGGGGAATTTGGTCATCGGCTCGAGCCGGATGACCTCGCCCTCTTCTTTGGTGAGTCTGTCGACCAACGCGGTGCAGGATTGGCGCACCCGGCCGTTGATGATCATGGTGCATGCCCCGCAAACCTCCTCGAGGCAACTGCACTCCCAAGCCACGGGGGCCACCTTCTCGCCTCGGGCCGTTCGCCCGATCTCGGCGATGCGCTGCAGACAGGAAATCACGTTCATCTGGGCTTCGTAGGGAATGTCGAAGTCCTGCCAGTAGCTGGCTTGGCCCGGTCCATCCTGGCGTCGGATCTTGAGCCTGACTCTGCGTTCAGCCATGTTCGCTATCCGCCTATCGATCGCTGGTCCTCGGTTTCCGGCCGCGGTCGTGACGCATGGACCGTCACTTGGCGTCATGGGCCCGCGCCCTGGGTTTGTTCTGTTCCTGCTGCATGGTCCGCCACATCTGCTCGATCACCTCCGCGCCGACCAGGCCATAGGTGCGTGGTCGCGGCGGGATCAACGACGTATCCACGGCTTCGTAGGAAAGCGTGGTCCCGCCGGGTCGATAGGTGGCGATCGTGGTCTTGAGCCACTGATCATTCTGCCGGCGGAAAGCCTCACACCACCTGCGGGCCTCGGTGTGAATCTCATCCGGGTCGTCGCTCTTGGGCGGCGGGATGAGACAATCCGGCTTGAAGTGCGAACCCCGACTCTCGTCCCGGAGCAAGGCGGACCGAGCAATGACCTGAGCGAGGACCAGCATGTCGCCCAGTGCCCGGGCGAAGCTCAAGCTCTGGTTCATCCACTGGCCGTCGTCGGACAGTTCGAGATGCTGATACCGATGGTTCAGCTCGTCGATCTTGGCCAGGGTCTGCTCGATGGTCCGGTTGTACCGCACGACCGTGCAACTGGCCGTCATGGTTTGGCCGAGTTCGCGGTGGAGGGTATAGGGGTTCTCCTGGCCCCGGCTGTTGCGGAGTCGATCCTCCTGGGTCTTGTGTTCGGCCACGGCGGCGTCAAAGAGCGAGGTCGGCAGGTCTGCGGCCGATCCCGCAGGCAGACTGCGCAGCCAGGTATCGATCCCGGGCGCGACCAGCAACCCTGAGAAGATGCAGCTCAGCAGGGAGTTCGCCCCCAGGCGGTTGGCTCCGTGATATTGGTAGTCGGCTTCGCCAATCGCGAACAGGCCCCGGATGTTGGTCATGTGGTTGCGCGGCGAAGCTTGGGTCAGTCCGCCGGTCCGGTCGTTCTTCTCGTAGTCGCACCACAGGCCGCCCATGGTGTAGTGCACCGAAGGGAAGATCCGCATCGGCTCCACTCGGGGATCAACCCCCTGGAACTTCTCGTAGATCTCGATGATGCCGCCCAGTTTCCTGAGCGAGGTCGGCGGCAGTTCGGTCACATCGAGATAGACACAGTAGGCGCCCTGAACGACCGACAGGCCGAGGTTGACGCAGACATCGAAGATCTCGCGGGTGGCGATGTCGCGTGGCACGAGGTTGCCGTACTGAGGGTATCGTTCTTCGAGGAAGTACCAGCGCTCGCGGGCGGGGATATCGCGCGGATCGCGGGTGTCGCCCGGCTTGCGCGGGACCCAGACTCGGCCGCCTTCTCCTCGGGCCGACTCGCTCATCAGCCGGTCCTTGTCCGCCCCGGGGATGGCCGTCGGGTGGACCTGGATGAACTCCGGATTGGCGTAGCGGGCACCGGCCTTGAAGGCCCGGGTGCCGGCCGCCCCAGTGCACAGAATCGAGTTGGTGCTCTTGCCAAAGACCGCCCCGCAGCCGCCCGTGGCCAGCACCACGGCATCGGCTCGGAACGCTCGCATCTCCATCGAGCGCAGATCCTGGGCCACGATGCCTCGGCAGTAGCCCCGGTCGTCGATCACCGGGCCGAGAAACTCCCATGGTTCGTACAGCGTGACGGTCCCCTCGGCCGTCCATCTGCGCACCTGCTCGTCCAGGGCGTAGAGCAGTTGCTGGCCGGTCGTCGCACCCGCGAAGGCGGTCCGCTTGTACAGCGTGCCGCCGAATCGCCGAAGGTCGCGGTGCCCTTCCGGGGTGCGGTTGAACATGACCCCAATGCGGTCCATGAGATCGCAGATCCGCTCACCCCAGTCGCACATCTCCTTGACCGGTGGCTGGTGCTGAAGAAATGCTCCACCGTAGACGGTATCATCGAAGTGCTTGTACTCGGAATCGCCGAGCGCCCGGGTCACGTGGTTGACCGCGTTGATGCCGCCCTGGGCGCAGACGCTGTGCGACCGCTTGACCGGCACCAAGCTGAGGAGGTCGACCTGGATGCCGAACTCCGCCAGTTTCATCGTGGCGGCCAGGCCGGCCAGCCCGCCGCCAACCACGACTACCCGTTGCTTTGCCATACGTGTTGACCAACCTCAACTGACTGGTTCCATGCCGCATCCATCGCGGTCGCCGGGGCCGGCTGCCGGGGGGCGGCGTTGGGGTAAGCCAGCATCCCCATCTGGGCAATCAGCCCAATCACACCCAGAATCGTGCCGATGACCGCACAGACCACGCCTGCTCGATACTGCGCCTGCCGCCCCACGGTGACGCCCCAGGTGATCAGGAACGTCCACAGGCCGGTCCCGAAATGGTAGCATGAGGCCATGATGCCAATCGAGTAGACCGGAATCGACCACCATCGGTGATATTGAATCGCCCAGGCGGCCGTGGCCGATGCCTGTTCCGGCTCGAACATGGCCCCGGCACCTCCGGGAACGATCTCGCCAAACCAGTGCACGTGCCACAGGTGCACCAGGATGAAAACCAGCACGATGAGTCCGGTGATCCGTTGCAGGGTGTATCGCCAGTTGCACCAGAAGGGATAGAGGTGAACGTTGGGTCTGCTCTCTCGCCAGATCATGACGCCCAGTGCGGCGTGGAATGCCAGGGGCAGGAAGATGAACAGAATCTCCGCCGGGACCAGGAACACGCCTAGGGCGTGAATTCGGTCCACCGCGGCCTGGAAACGGTCCCCTCCCCCACGGCTGAGCACAATCATGGAATTGACGCACAGGTGAAACACCAGGAAAGTACCGATCGGGACGACGCCGGTCAGCGAATGCAGCCTGCGGAGCAGAAATTCGTTCAAATTGGGAGTCTGTGACTTGGTGGTATCCACCGGAAACTGCTCCTCTGCCGGAACGGGCCGGAGAATCGTGACCGGAGCATTATAGATGGCGTTCCGACAAGCCACAATGCACGCCCCAGGGCCTGCCGGCGGCCTCTCAGGGGCTGAAGCTCGATCCGATCGTTGGACAGGGCTTGGTGCGTTGGCATACGGTGGGGTGTGGATCGCGTCAGATCGCGAAGGGCCCGGGCTTCATGCGATGTCAGCCAGATTGTCCTTCGGATGGCGGTTGGCTGGGCAGGCCGTCAAGCGTTCTTGGGGCCGAGAGCCGCGCCGGTCCTCGGGTGGCGGGTTCAGGCCCGAACGACGGTCAACCTGCCGCAGGGTTCTCTTGTAGGTGGAACAACCGCTGGGCGGCTTTCATCGCATCCTGATCGCCGAGCACCACCGCCACATCGTTTGGCTGAAGAACGGTCCCGCCGTTGGGCACAAAGTACTCGCCGTCTCGATTGACCAGAACGATCAGCGCGCCTCGCGGGAGCCCCAGTTCGATGATCCGTTTGCCCGCGGCACCCGAGTCGGGGCCGACAACGACATCGGCCATGGTCGCTCGGGCGCTTTCCTCCGTTCGCTCGAGTTCCAGGGGGGTCCGTGGCCTGCGTTGAAGGGGCCTGTCGAGCCCCAGCCATTTGGCAACCAGCGGAAGGGACTTGCCTTGTAGAAGAACAGAGGTGATAACCACGAAGAACACCAGGTTGAAGATCGTGTCCGCGCCTGACAGGCCAGCCATCATGGGGAACGTCGCCAGGACGATCGGGACAGACCCTCGCAGGCCGACCCATGAAGTCAATAGTTTCTCGCGCCACGTCAGCCGACTTCCTGCAAGGCAGAGCATGACGCTCACCGGCCTGGCAACTACCATGAGGAATCCGCAAAGCATCACTCCGGATCCGATCACGGGAATCAGGCGGGAGGGGAAAACCAGGAGACCCAGGGTCAGGAACATGGCGATCTGCATCAACCACGCCAGGCCGCCGTGGAACCGCATCAGGCTCCGCTTGTGCAGGAAGTCTCCGTTTCCGAGGATGATCCCGGCCAGGTACACTGCCAGAAAGCCGTTGCCGCCCAGCAAGTCGGCCGCCCCGAAAACCAGCAGCACGCACGCGAGCGTCAGGACCGGGTATAGGCCCTCGTACTCAAGCCGAATCTTGTTGATCAGGTAGATGATCCCCCTGCCGAACAGCAGGCCCACGGCCGTTCCTACGAGCATCTGCTGAACGAAGGCTGGGACCGCGCTCCACCAAGGGGCGCTGGGATTCTGCAAGAGGCTCACCATGGTGGCGGTCAGGAACACCGCCATCGGGTCGTTGCTGCCCGATTCAAGCTCCAACAACGGTCTGAGCCGGCCCTTCAGGCTGACGCTTCGCGACCGCAGGATGGCGAACACGGCCGCAGCATCCGTTGAGGAGATCACCGAGCCCAGCAGCAGACCTTCCAGCCAGGAGAAGCCCAACCGCATGACCGCAAAAGCGGCCACCAGGACGGCGGTCAGGAAGACGCCCGCAGTGGCAA
This region includes:
- a CDS encoding potassium/proton antiporter, with product MAEDSIFLGVAVLLLASVLASKASERLGVPALLMFLLIGMLAGSEGPGGIYFDDARTAKFLGTLALAYILFSGGLDTDWQSVRPVFRTGMILATAGVFLTAVLVAAFAVMRLGFSWLEGLLLGSVISSTDAAAVFAILRSRSVSLKGRLRPLLELESGSNDPMAVFLTATMVSLLQNPSAPWWSAVPAFVQQMLVGTAVGLLFGRGIIYLINKIRLEYEGLYPVLTLACVLLVFGAADLLGGNGFLAVYLAGIILGNGDFLHKRSLMRFHGGLAWLMQIAMFLTLGLLVFPSRLIPVIGSGVMLCGFLMVVARPVSVMLCLAGSRLTWREKLLTSWVGLRGSVPIVLATFPMMAGLSGADTIFNLVFFVVITSVLLQGKSLPLVAKWLGLDRPLQRRPRTPLELERTEESARATMADVVVGPDSGAAGKRIIELGLPRGALIVLVNRDGEYFVPNGGTVLQPNDVAVVLGDQDAMKAAQRLFHLQENPAAG
- the sdhB gene encoding succinate dehydrogenase iron-sulfur subunit, whose amino-acid sequence is MAERRVRLKIRRQDGPGQASYWQDFDIPYEAQMNVISCLQRIAEIGRTARGEKVAPVAWECSCLEEVCGACTMIINGRVRQSCTALVDRLTKEEGEVIRLEPMTKFPVVRDLIVDRSRMFADLTKVKAWNPVDGYYDLGHPARVSPEEQEIGYPLSRCMSCGCCLEACPQVGEPSGFIGPAAINQVALHNTHPTSKAIAPQRLEVLMGPGGLSSCGNAQNCVKVCPKEIPLTESIARTGRAITAYACRKFFDR
- a CDS encoding succinate dehydrogenase, with amino-acid sequence MDTTKSQTPNLNEFLLRRLHSLTGVVPIGTFLVFHLCVNSMIVLSRGGGDRFQAAVDRIHALGVFLVPAEILFIFLPLAFHAALGVMIWRESRPNVHLYPFWCNWRYTLQRITGLIVLVFILVHLWHVHWFGEIVPGGAGAMFEPEQASATAAWAIQYHRWWSIPVYSIGIMASCYHFGTGLWTFLITWGVTVGRQAQYRAGVVCAVIGTILGVIGLIAQMGMLAYPNAAPRQPAPATAMDAAWNQSVEVGQHVWQSNG
- the sdhA gene encoding succinate dehydrogenase flavoprotein subunit, producing MAKQRVVVVGGGLAGLAATMKLAEFGIQVDLLSLVPVKRSHSVCAQGGINAVNHVTRALGDSEYKHFDDTVYGGAFLQHQPPVKEMCDWGERICDLMDRIGVMFNRTPEGHRDLRRFGGTLYKRTAFAGATTGQQLLYALDEQVRRWTAEGTVTLYEPWEFLGPVIDDRGYCRGIVAQDLRSMEMRAFRADAVVLATGGCGAVFGKSTNSILCTGAAGTRAFKAGARYANPEFIQVHPTAIPGADKDRLMSESARGEGGRVWVPRKPGDTRDPRDIPARERWYFLEERYPQYGNLVPRDIATREIFDVCVNLGLSVVQGAYCVYLDVTELPPTSLRKLGGIIEIYEKFQGVDPRVEPMRIFPSVHYTMGGLWCDYEKNDRTGGLTQASPRNHMTNIRGLFAIGEADYQYHGANRLGANSLLSCIFSGLLVAPGIDTWLRSLPAGSAADLPTSLFDAAVAEHKTQEDRLRNSRGQENPYTLHRELGQTMTASCTVVRYNRTIEQTLAKIDELNHRYQHLELSDDGQWMNQSLSFARALGDMLVLAQVIARSALLRDESRGSHFKPDCLIPPPKSDDPDEIHTEARRWCEAFRRQNDQWLKTTIATYRPGGTTLSYEAVDTSLIPPRPRTYGLVGAEVIEQMWRTMQQEQNKPRARAHDAK